CAACGCCGTGATCCTGCGCGGCGGTTCGGAAGCCATTCACTCCAACTGCGCCATCGCCGGATTGCTGTCCGATGGCCTGGAACGGGCGGGTCTGCCCCAGGAGGCGGTGCAGATCGTGGCCACCAGCGACCGCGCCGCAGTGGGCGCCCTGCTGAAGATGGATCGCTATGTGGATGTCATCATTCCCCGGGGTGGCAAGGGGCTTATCTCCCGCATCGTGGAAGAATCCCGCATCCCGGTGATCAAGCATCTGGACGGATTGTGCCACACCTACGTGGATGAAAGCGCCGATCTCGACATGGCGGAAGCCTTGACCTTCAACGGTAAAATGCAACGCACCGGGGTGTGCAACGCCACGGAGACGCTGCTGGTCCACGAGGCGGTGGCCGCCGAATTTCTGCCCCGCATGGCCAAAGTGCTGGCCGCGGCGGGGTGCGAAATGCGGGGTTGCCCACAAACCATCGCTTTGGTGGGCGCGGCGGCTTCGGTGGTTCCCGCCGGTGCGGAGGATTACGACACCGAATTTCTGGCCCCGATTCTGGCCATCCGGGTGGTGCCGAGCCTGGAAGCGGCCCTGGAACATATCGATCAGCACTCCTCCCGCCACACCGAAACCATCGTGACCCGGGATCATCAACGGGCCATGCGCTTTCTGCGGGAGGTCGACTCCTCCGCCGTCATGATCAAC
The DNA window shown above is from Magnetococcales bacterium and carries:
- a CDS encoding glutamate-5-semialdehyde dehydrogenase — translated: MSTEIESMMTTMGRQARQAARLLACASGEVKNRALEIMADRLLENSGQLQAENAKDLSEAQRNNLPSAMVDRLRLTTARIVEMAEGLRQVIQLPDPVGEITELRSRPNGMQVGRMRMPLGVIGVIYESRPNVTADAAGLCLKSGNAVILRGGSEAIHSNCAIAGLLSDGLERAGLPQEAVQIVATSDRAAVGALLKMDRYVDVIIPRGGKGLISRIVEESRIPVIKHLDGLCHTYVDESADLDMAEALTFNGKMQRTGVCNATETLLVHEAVAAEFLPRMAKVLAAAGCEMRGCPQTIALVGAAASVVPAGAEDYDTEFLAPILAIRVVPSLEAALEHIDQHSSRHTETIVTRDHQRAMRFLREVDSSAVMINASTRFNDGFQFGLGAEMGISTDKLHVRGPVGLEGLTARKYIVLGNGQLRK